The window TACGTATTGTGTGTGTTATGCTCTCCCGATGCAGTGAGTAATCCAGGCAATGGCGGTCATCTTTCGGGAAGCTCCACCGTGGGGGGAGCGGTTTTTCCCACTGCGATTCAACCGGGCCTGAGTGATCTTGCGAGCTTAAGTACAGCGTGCTTCCCCTGGGCAGCAAGCACACGCGGCCGACCTAGAAAGGGAATGATGAGACGAGCTGTCTTCTCAGATACCCAGAGGCGGGGACTGGAGAAACGGTTTCAACTGCAAAAATATATCAACAAACCGGAACGGAAGAAACTTGCAGAACGCCTCGGCCTCAAGGACTCACAGGTTTGTGCCTCAACTCCGTATATTTTTCTAGAGTTGGAATATTGATGAACTATTAGGAATGAATAAAGGGTCGAGTGACGTTGCGTTTCTCGTTTGTGATTCATGACGTCGAATCCACAGATCTTTGCAAGGGCTTATTTAAAGCTTCCGCCTCGATATTCACTAATTAGTTATCCGTCTTACGCATTTACTGTAAAAAATAACTAATTTTCACACATATGTATCATGCACATGCCTTCcaattttagttttttcgTCATTGAATGTAAATTGATGCTAATGCCCTATAATTTTTGGATATCGAAGTGTATAATTTTAGAACGTCACTGAACAATTGGCATGTGGTATACAAAAAATGATGGAGACTCTAAATTTCTTCAACAAGTCCACTAATTCTCACATACTCTTACGGAATATTCCACTTATATACTTTGAATCATCGCTGACCAATGGTATGGGAcaaatccattaaaaatgaCGACCTAATGAAAAGGATCTGATTTACATGTTGTACCATAATTAGAGTACCACGGCgtataattattgaacatCAGTTGAAAATTAGTATCATGTCTACAAATAGTTACGCTGAACCTCATTTTCACTGACAAGTCCCATAATTATCGCGCGCAGTATCTTAACATTTCACTTTCTGACTTTGAATTATCAGTGGATAATAACAAAGGACATGCCCGTTTGAAATAATTCCCGGAGCAACAATAATGCAACAAAATTTGAGTGGACGTAGTTCAATAATGCGTTCGACAGGTCCTTGAAGAATTCATCCAACGACCGTTAAAATTCCTGCAGGAGATTAGAGCCAGGACGTGGTAGAATTATCGATAACTATCGAATGAAACAAACCTCCTCGACATGTACCCTAAAATCCCTCAGAATTTATTTCCAGCGTTGATAATATATTTTGACTCGTCAAGTCAAAATTCCTCCAGGAGAAGATCTTCATGCCCATCAAAAATCACCGGAATGAATTACGAAAGCTTGAAAAAATCAGGGAAATTCGAAGGGACGAAAAAAGCCCGCCGTGGGCACCCTATCTCGTTAATAATCTCATCTGACGTCCCGGCACTTTTGTTCTTCTTTCTTCCTCTCACGATTGTTCCTGAGGAAACCGAAGGCGGCTCGACCCGGCGAATCTTGACTTGTCGGACGCACAACTACGGAAGATCGCTCCCGGGGCTTCTCCTCTCGACGACTTCCGGCCGGTTTTTGAAGAACCAGACCAGTATCATTGTACCAGTATCAAACTGTCCCTAATTTTTACCCTCCATCaccaaaataatttatcaaaattcatcTTTGTTTCCGGGGGATAACAAATTAGACCTTCGATCAACGATCAACGGCCGGCGCGCGACGGCGTGAACGATGGTCCACTTGATTCACTTTTCACATTGATTCAAACACGAAGCCCAGGCTGCGTAAATTCCCACGAGGTAGTTCATGTTGACATACATTAGACGGATCGTCCATTAGGGCTTTGTACGTTACAGTACAGCCATTCAACCTCTCCGCAAAGTATAGAGTTTCCCGACCGCCATTGGTCAAATCAATTTCCAACCATTAGTCTGGCATATTTCGTTTCACATTATGTCCCAATGAAATCGTTAGTGAATTATCATCTGCACCGATGGAAGGATTCGGTCCTGTCGCTCTGGTGGACACGCTGATGGCCGAGGCATCGATCAGTAAATCGATTCTGATGCGGATGGTGCTGGGGAATGAATCGAAGATAAGTCGATTAAATGAGGTGCGCTATTTTAAAGCGGTCGGATCAATTTCATGAAAGAGTTGTATGCGGGTAGGCAATACTTACCGAGCCCGTGTGATAAACCAGGTTCTTCTGTCGGGTCGGAATGGGAGTGAGGGAGTGACAGAAATATCATGTATcaataatccaataaaattcaaaaagatgaaaatagggagggggggggggtgctGCTGTCTTTCGTGGAGGAGGCATAACATGCATATAACGATGCCGCAATATCTTGCAAGGCTCGCTGGAGAGACCAAACAAAACTCCCCGGTATTATAACCGAAGACCTTCATCTCATGCATTATGGATATAACTTTCAAGACGTCACCTCGGAGAATACTCCATCCAAAATCATTCCAAAAGGTGGTGGAGCTAAGAAACCATGAATATACAATTTGTAGCGGGTCCATATGCATATTAAATAATCTTCAGGAACGGCAAGTCTTCGAAAATTCTACATATTTGacgtttaaaaattatcgtacGCAGTTATGCGATACAATATTCAAAGCAATTTAGTCTGCAACGAATTTGAGTGAacgattcaatttaaaaaatcaattacagTTGGACTGACAGAGAAACCTGGGTGGAAACAATGTTCTGGTGaacgtaaattattttttgataaacgGAATAAGTAAATTGAcaaagttcattttttttaattttggataaaaaaggATTTCCCGCTGGTGGAACGTGGGATACAgaattgggaatttttatttatgttagCTTTTCCCTCTTCGAGGGCAGTCGAGGAACTAATTAAGAGTTTAATAGTTAAATGAGTAATACGTAGATCAGTCACAAGGGACATAAAGGTGATCAGTTGTCTTATTGtgcataaataaacaattgaattCGAAGAGTCGTCAAGACTTCCCAAACATCCACTCGTTCATTTACTAACCACAACACTCTTGATAAACGATATTGAGTATTGTATATAAAAGatgatttttgaatatttcaaccCCCCTCTACTCTTCCCTCCCCCAGATTTTAGGAACCTTCGTGGACCCGTCGCATCACCGCTCTCCCACCCCCACATAAATTACTAAAGACTCAGTGTAATCTGACACCAAATATTCCCATTCAATTACCCATCTAAATTACGATATTCTCATTCCTCAATGAACTCTGCAATTTCATCAGTTTTCAACCCCTGAACCCCATCCAGCGCAACTGTCCTCAAACCTCCTGTTCACCTGTTCCTGAaatgtcattatttttccaacagTTTCACACTCTTCACACACCCGAAGATCCTACAATAACTTACCTATTCAATCGTCATTTCATGACAAAAGTATTTAATTCCGTCCACCCCAGATTACGGCTATCAATCAAAATTTCAGCGTTGTCCACCCCCACCATGAACCATTCATTTAATACATTTGATTTTCGTCAACACGCAGAACTAGCTCTGCGACGGGACCCTGAGCAGTCCCCTCGCAGTTCCCCATCGAATGCCTCACCCTCATCTGcgctttttctctctctccacgtAGGGTAGTTCTGAGGCGGACGTCATAATCGATCGTCTTTTATTAAATGGCGCCAGATGGCGCATGGCCACTATAAGAGCTCGCGTTTGGGTAGAGGCGTGCTACGATTTACCACGGCCCGTGAGAGAGCCTGTCTTCTGTTGAGAGGGGGCTGGGGGCTGGGGGGGGTTGGTGAGGGAGCCGGGGGGTGGTTGGAGGGCGGGTGTGCAGTTAAACGGAATCCCTGGAGGTGACGGCAGAGAACGAGAGGGGATTAGGCTGTTGAAGGTACCGAGGCTGCAGCCAATCATTTAACGATTACCCACTCTCGCCTCCACTCTATAACGCGTTTCAGATGTCATTATGCCTACCCCCGCGATTTAACCGTACAATCAAAGGGgagaatttgaaattgataaaatttatctATTGATAATGCGATTGTCTGAGTGCTATTTAGGAGTGATTGCAGTAATTGATTCATTCCGCTTGAGGGATGATCTTCATAGGGcagttattaattttctaatgagGGCTATTATTTTCCGATTGAGGAGCGATGTGGTAAACGGAGATAATTCACGTTTGATTATTTaggtttttatgaatatctggGAATGTGGGGAAGATGGAGAaagttttattataattttttttgtggagggGATTGAGGTCGATAATAAAtgtagtaataaaaaaattgttatctcTGGAGTCGATGGAAGATATTGATCAAAATGTCGATTGagagattattttattttttatatatgtagtttacaaatatatatatttggtGGCGTAGACGTTCGAATGGTCCTtatgtgatgaaaaaatattcaatattgtgttttttaaaataaaatttggagGATTATGTGTAATCCTTTAGGACAATCTGTCAGACAATTTTACATGCCTCAAACCATCCCAAATATTATATATTCAGAGGAGGACAAAGTGTTTTTAGCCACGTGTTTATGGTGTATAAAAAGATAAAGGAGGGGGGGAGATGAAAAGAAGGAGAATACGGTGGTCGTGTATTTGACGTTTGCTGGTTCGATAATGCATGCTCTTTAATCCCGGAAATAAGGGCGCTGCCTCCAACTGAACAGGCAGCCCCTGGGCTCTCTCGGTTCTTTCCCCTTAACAAAGAGAGTGGGAGTGTAGAATTGCTCCCGAGGGAGACTCGTAGTCAATTGAGTGAAAtaccgattttttattttacctaATTATGTATGACAACACGATGGATGATTAATTACATAATGTCTCGGGTTGAGAAATTTTGACCTCTGggagattttatttaaataagaTTCCTGTGATATTGGTTGTGTGTTTTCAGGTGAAAATTTGGTTTCAAAATCGCCGGATGAAATGGAGAAATACTAAGGAACGAGAGCTAATGGCGTCCGGTGGATCACGTGAACAAACGCTaccgaataaaaataatccaaatCCAGATTTGAGCGATACTGACAATGATCGGTCCAGTAGATTGGAACTGAGCAGCGATGTCTCGACACTGACAAGTTACACCGATTTTACTGATAACGAAGAAAATGAAGAGATAAATGTCACATGATAAAAATATACTGATATTtcatatttacaaaaattatttctggcaCCCAATTTTCAGCTCAGTGCACTAATTTGTGGGAGCGATGGAATacgtcattaattttttttatcattccgtAGATATAATTTTTGAATGCGGAACAAATTGACGATGGAATGCAGAATAAGGAAAATGTAATATATTGTAATTAGGGATCGATGTACTTTATCAGAAAAGTCTCTTAATTTGTCATTGTAAAATGATCTCTGAAAAATGTATAATCCGCGAAATTATGCGAGAAAAATGATCAATAATGtgattttgttggaaaatagATGGAAAAGGCTGCCAAATTCAACTATTCATGGTGATATATTACTATAATggaatgcaataaaaaaacataaagattcaatttttaaataattttttcatcccgttaaattgaaaaaatatatttccgcAGCTTCATTTCGTTTTCATTTCAGCCACCAGTCTTTTCGCCCTTTGCTCGCTCCACCTGCAAACCCTCAGAGAATCCCTACCTGACCCTTGTAACTCTCTATATTAATACCtcaaattcaattatcaaatGTCCGTCAACAAAACctgagataaatttttataattcaggAAGATGATATTTATGATGATTTTTATGTCTTCACTTTTTTCACATGAAGATACAAATCTCCGGCGGAATGTGTCATGAGACCCTTCGTGGTTAATACCATTGGGATAGGTGTCTTCTCACAGGGCGAGAACTCATAATTGCGCACCATTTCGATAATTCCCAATTTGGCCTGAAGTAGTCCCAGTCTCTGACCTGTTGACAACCAAAAATTACGGTAgctaaattattcatcaacaaatgtaaaaattaatgGTGTCAGCAGTTTTAACGGCTGTCCATTTGTTCCCCAGGTGTCCGCGCGTACCCGAGCATCccttatattattattttgtaattacCAATGCAGACGTGTGGACCGTCTCCAAAAGGATACCACGCCCTCTTGGTTGATTGCTTATTAGCGTCTGAAAATCGCTCAGGATCGAATTTATCTGGATCTTCATGATGTTTGGGATCGAAATGCAGACCCATCAACGGCACATAAATTGGTGTTCCCTTCTCGATGACGAGATCAGTTCCAGGTACCGAATAATTTGAATTCGCAACGCGATCGACGAGTGGTAATGGCGGGTATTTGCGAAGGGTCTCTGATATAACCATGTCCAAATAGGGCAGCTCCATGATCTGTAATGTTTGAATGCTTGTGAAAAATCTACTATTATTAATAGGTCATTAAGAAGAAATGCAAATtaagtaaaataaataattaaaaaatagaaatgatgatattattaatttttttgaaatattcgtGTATTTGTTGACCGGAAAATTTCGCTCCGTCATTGATCAcgtaaaaaatcgtgaaaaatacCAGCTCATAGCTGATTCTCCCGCCATTTTTCTCTATCGCATCGATAATCTCTTCTCTGAGACGATTTTGGATTTCCGGTTGTACAGCTAATTCATAGAGAGAAAAACTTAGGATAGTGGATGATGATTCAAATCCTGCGGCGAAGAAAACAGCTGCTTGAGCGACAATATTATCGCCCTCGAAtgctgaaaaattaattcaatttaattcaattggaATTTGTCGATTAAACAGATCAGaaatgtaataaataaatcagtcTCATACCCAGGTAAGAGTTAACACTAGGGCCCAGGCTAGGGTCAGGCTTGACACTACCCTGGGCCTGCTTTCTTTTATAGAAGAAATGGTAAACTAATAAATTGTCctaccaaaaatatttttataagtcTCATCCGGCTTTTGATTCTTCAGTTCAACCAACAGGTCAATGAGATCAGGCCTCTTGTATCCAAGTTTCTCGCGTTCACCGATAGTATCCCAAATGATTTTGCGCATAAATTCACTCAGGCGTGGGGGAAACATAAAGAATCTCATCGGTGTCATGAAAAAGGGGGCAAAAAAAAGGGCGGTCATTTCGAGGCTGCGTTTGAAAGTGTCTGCGAACATTTCTTGTCCAATTTTCCAGAATTCAGCGCTGGGATTATTCAGTGAGTTGGCTCGTAGTCCGaaagctgtggttgcgatcaTATCAGTTGTGTATCGCGAGCATATCTTCTTCAGTTCAATTGTTCGTCCAGAATCTAGATCGATCGGCAAAAATTGTAATgagcagattttttttccgcacgTTGAATCGCAAGAATTAGGTCTGATTTTAAAGGAAttcaaatcaaaaaaattctaattcaaatttcatttttaatttaacaattttcaaaccgAAGACCTTCGAAGGTAATTGTCATTCAAGGGAACAATTACTTGAATGGGCAGACAGCCAGACTCGAGTGAAAAGACTGCAGTGTAGACCTTACCTTTTAAATCCAAAAAGTCCATATGAGTAACAAGCCCTTGGCCGACTTCCGTCAGAAGGTGAACCATGTCCTTGAGCCTCTTGGATGTATAAATCGGTGAAATTTTAGTTCTCAAAAATTTCCAGGCGGGATTCTTCAGTAGAAATAAATTGGCCGTTCCCAGGACATCGTGACCGCCCGCAGTGGCGAATCGATCGACGAAATACTCGAAATCCTTAACGAGAATCCGCCTAATGAGCTCCGGATCGCGAATGATCAGCATCGGTTTATCAAATGCGAAGAAGCCCACGTAGGGTTCGTTGGGGGCATAATCATAAATGTCCTTTGTAAAATTTCCGACCGATTTTCTTCCGATCAGAAATTCTCCGATGTTTCCGACAATGGGAGTCGGTTGAGTGAAAACAACACCTCGTTTTCTCCAGTAATCGAAATGTCTTGTCATGTATCGATATATCAAGTACACAATGAACCCTAATGTGACACATATGTTCACCATCCAGTTGCCCAGGAACtccattttttcacttttttattgTTCCGTGCTGCGTCGGTATTTCACTAGTGCATGCCACGACGGTTGCAGCACGAACACTAAATTCGTAACGAAACGGCGAATGACCACAAGCGAAAGTTTGCGTACCAACTTCGCATGCGAGATCGCAGTGCACTTCGCACGTCCAGCAACCTGGTGATCGGATGTACGATCACTTGATGAATACAGTTTTCATAAAGACTCATCAAGAGAACGCATTTTCTAAAATACGAAGTCTTCGATTCTTCCGAATCGTTGATCGATTACATTGTtgcagagaaaaataataatcttcgCGAAGATGAAAACTCTTTTTTGATAAGTCAGCGGTGAAGTGGTCAAACGAGTCAAGtcattaatgaatattaatcGGGTTTTATGGGTTTCTCAGAATCTACGAGCGATAgagcattttttattgtaacttTTTGTTGCGGGGCGCATTgttgtataaaaaatatggtaaTGAAAATTGCGCTATTCCTCTTACACTCGGAGATATTGTTACAAAGCCCAGCAACTTAATTGCAATCTTATCAATTAGCTTTGTAAgcataatttttaacaatattCTGTCATCATAACATTGGCTAGAACCTTTCCACCTCCACACACGTCGACgttctattaaaaattcatcaaacatTATGAACTTGTATTTTTCTCAATGATATCGCCTGAAGTTCAACGTCAATGCCAAGGGTGAAACGATAAAATGATAAACtcgtatttttattccaccgCATCAGATAATTCGCCTTTATGAATCATGAAACATACTACGCATGTGAATTCACGATTACATTAAACTTTACTTCGCCCTGAATGCGTTTGTggcgataaatttatttttattctttgaatTAGTTTCTAAACTTTGGCTTTCACCCATTGGAAGAAAGTACTCGAAGACACGTGACTcggttaataaaaattacttacGTGGTGCGAAGCGCGATGCAAAGGCCTCGTGCTGATAACCCGGAGGCATTGGAGTTGAAGAACTAGATTGGGTTTACATAAATGGGGGAATCCCACGTGAGGACCTCACTTAATGAGTTATCCTTCCAAAATTACCTGCTTTGCTGCTCTATTGTAGCTCTTactcattttatttaattgtgcgagaaaaaattttgaattaacaCGTGGACGATTTTGGTTAAAGGGCCGTTAGACGCACCTGTCTGTAGGCGAACTCTTCGAGACTTTCACGTGTTTGGGCCACCCCAGAAAAAGGGTTCAAGGGAATCAATGATTCACGAATTCAGAATTTCATTTCATGTTCAGTTAATTTAATCGTTCAAAACGTCAAGTTTCGATGATTACATTGTTCATATCTATTCACTCCTACCGACGAATTATTCACTTAATGAATCGTCGGATATTTTcactataaataatttatacattttaTATACATTATCGAGACACTCATAATGGTTGATTTTTatatacaaaaaattatttcacttaaTTCTTCACGTTAGATTATATGTtgttcacataaaaaaaatgccaaaagtgaTACCACCTCGTAATTATATTCATTACTTGAttatcactgaaaaaaaattatgtagtaGCAGCAGCGGCTGTCAACTGCGAGCTATTCTGCGGCAGAAATTTGACATTGATCATCGACAGATCAATCATTTTACGCTGatattttttgtgaaataCCATCGCCGCTGAGTGAGTCTTAAACACAATTGTTGCTGTTCCCTCGCCCATGCTGATGCTCTATAacatcataaattaattttcatattaattaCCATCTGGGTAATTATTTATGCTAACTATATATGTAATTGCAAGAGAGGGAgcttataaaaattatataagtTATTCGCAAATGTTCGTCATCAAAAGCAACAGCAAGAAAAGCCTAATACTGTAAAATACATAGCAAAAATTGAAAGCCAATGGTTTGTAAATAAACGTTTAATTGAAGCAATGGAGGGAATAAGCATTTACAAGGAAAAGCAGTGGATTTATTCTATCAATACAAGAATCATGCGTGAAAAAGCATTACAAGAAGTCTTAAATGACCCGATGGcctcaacaattaattttaattgaaaataatcacctcAAGAGTACCAATTCCTTGGCACATACGACGAATTTGTGGCTCTGAAGTACTGGCTgctaaattttcaatcaaaatagTATTTGATTTACCCTCAGTCAGTCTTTTTCCCTGCACTGGCTTCTGCAGAACTACTCTATTACTCTGGACAGTTCCTGGAGCTTTCTTAGCTGTTCCAGTTGGGACTTCAGAGACCACGACTTTTCTGAGTGTCGCAGGTCTGTCTTTGACAACGGTCCTGGCACCACCGACAGCTTTCTGTAGTTGAAGAGGTCCCTTCTTCGGAGTCTCTGCTGAAGGGCTTTGAGGCTTGGTCTGGGACTTCTGAAGGTTTGACACTGTCTTTTGAATGGATGTTGCCACTCGGGCATTGGGCAACTGCTTCTGAATGACCACTCGCCGAGTTGTAACTGGTTTTTTCGAGTCTTGAGGAGAGACTAACTCCTTCGGGGGCTGAGTATCGGGCACTGCTTTCTCAGACGCCTGCACAGTCCGCACTATTCTCACTGGTTTCTCCACCTATAAACACATTTTTGTTGTGAAATAGAGGAGTttgtttcattgaatacaacgAAAGTCTGTTGTTCACTGCTTTATTTCAGAGATGAAAacttacaaaaaaataaaaaataaaatatacttattaattatttgattgttTTTATTCGAGGCATTCGTGCGGCTGTGGTTTGAGGACGTCattaaaattacggaaaaataaaaaaaatattacagtcAATTAAgtacttaattaaaaatagagCTTCAAATTGATTTGTGGCACTTGCTAATTGATCACTCAAGTGGCTTCCAAAATAATTGTTTGGATAGCTTTtgtaattattgcaataatcaagtattaaaaatattcagtacgTCTGATTGCTGAGGTTATTCTTGCTCAGCTGTTCTAGTcggagattaaaattttttaaaatttcctaGGGGAATTATTGATCAAGGTACCTCGGTAGCTTGTCCGGTTGTGGCACGAATTCTCGGCCTCGCAGTTGCAGATGTTTCGGAGAGATCTTTCGATAGTGGTGTTATCGACGATTTGTTCTCCTGTTGGTGGTCTGAAATAATCGATCGGTCAGGTTTATCGACTGTCGGTAAAAATTCCGATTTCAGGTTTAATATTttgatggaagaaaaaaataaaaaaggagGTGAAAAACAATTAGTCGAGCTTGGCTGATAATTTAATCTAGTTCATGGGGAGCTTTTTGATATTTCAATatctaaaataatttctaatgtACTGATCAGAGAATGAAGTGGCGATAGCCATGGGAAATCAACAAGTACCATTGTTCTTAAGATCCTTGGAATCCTCTCCGTGTCTCTCCAATGCTGCTTGCTTCCTTCGATTCTCCTTTTCTTGGAGAATTTTCTCACGCAGACGTTTCTgctcttccattttttttcgatactcACGCTCCTCTGGATCCATTTCCTCCTCCTATTGACCAAGAAAATGACAATCAGTATTAGAATTTCGAATAAAATGTTCTTCATAAAAGTTCAGTCTTCCACATCAGCCGaaatctatttatttttaccggAAAAGGTTTCTGATGATCATCGAGCTCTGCACGTGTGTCAGGACTTCTCTGTGATCTCATTCTCTTAGGACTCCCATCTCGTCCCCTGCTCTGTGGCTCTGGAGTGCGTTTCTGGCCAAGTCTGGTGGCTGGACGACTGGATGAAGTCGGTGGTCTGGATCTCTGATCGTAAGAGTCATTGTGGTAGCTGTTACTCGGGGGAGGAGGTCGAGACCGCGGTGGAGGGTCTCTCGATCGTGGAGGTGGACTTCTGTCTCTGTATCTTTGATCctaaaaatgataatgatgatggacTAACGACATTTGGATTCTTTTTTCATACTAAAGCGATTTTTATCTGATCTAAATCTctttttgtgtatttttttttttgaagaaagagTAATGATATTTACATCTGGATAAGGATCTCTACTATCAGA of the Diachasmimorpha longicaudata isolate KC_UGA_2023 chromosome 13, iyDiaLong2, whole genome shotgun sequence genome contains:
- the LOC135168541 gene encoding cytochrome P450 6k1-like, with product MEFLGNWMVNICVTLGFIVYLIYRYMTRHFDYWRKRGVVFTQPTPIVGNIGEFLIGRKSVGNFTKDIYDYAPNEPYVGFFAFDKPMLIIRDPELIRRILVKDFEYFVDRFATAGGHDVLGTANLFLLKNPAWKFLRTKISPIYTSKRLKDMVHLLTEVGQGLVTHMDFLDLKDSGRTIELKKICSRYTTDMIATTAFGLRANSLNNPSAEFWKIGQEMFADTFKRSLEMTALFFAPFFMTPMRFFMFPPRLSEFMRKIIWDTIGEREKLGYKRPDLIDLLVELKNQKPDETYKNIFAFEGDNIVAQAAVFFAAGFESSSTILSFSLYELAVQPEIQNRLREEIIDAIEKNGGRISYELIMELPYLDMVISETLRKYPPLPLVDRVANSNYSVPGTDLVIEKGTPIYVPLMGLHFDPKHHEDPDKFDPERFSDANKQSTKRAWYPFGDGPHVCIGQRLGLLQAKLGIIEMVRNYEFSPCEKTPIPMVLTTKGLMTHSAGDLYLHVKKVKT